TTCAAGGAGTAATCAGCATGACCAACAACGAAATACCAAAGATTCTGCAAGAACGTGTCATACTGCTTGAAGGCGTAATCCTGATCTCTGCGGAGCTGGAAGATGACGCGCATCTGATGTCTTTTCTCAGCTACGCCGCCCGTAAAGGATACAAGGAAACCAAACGGGTTGAAGCCAGTGAATTCCAGAAGCTGCGCAAAAAACATTACACCCGCATCGAAACTGAAAGCGACATCCAGACGCTGGCCGTGGACATTATCGCCGACGCCCATAAACAGGGCGCATCCGACATCCACCTCACCGATGCTGGCCCGTATGCCTCCATCAAATTCCGCAAGCTGGGCATGGTGCAGGATTACAAACAACTCAAGGGCGAGAAAGGTCGCAAGGTCATTGTGGCCATCTATCAGACCATGTCCAATCAGGTTGATTCGACCTTCATTCCCCGTGAACGGCAGGACGGCAGGATCGTAAACAACGACTTCCTGCCCTCGGAAGTCCATTCCATTCGAATCCACACCGAACCGCTGGAATGCGCCATGGCCGACAACGGCACCGGGACATTCATGGCCCTGCGTCTGCTCTACGACCGCACCACGGCCAAAGGCAATCTGGCTGGGCGGCTTTCCAGTCTCGGATACTGCAAACAGCACATGCGTGACTTTCAGACTTTGACCCAGCGGTCCGGGCTTTCCCTGCTTTCCGGTCCCACCGGACACGGCAAAAGTACCGCGCTAAAACACATCATGGAAAGCATGGCTGAGGAGAATCCTGAAAAGAACTACCTCGCCATTGAAGATCCGCCGGAATACCCGCTGGAACGGGTCAAGCAGGTCCGGGTCAGCACCAACGATCAAGATGAAAACAGAGGCGCGGCCTATCGCAACGCCATTGCCGGGGCCATGCGTTCCGACCCGGATGAAATCATGATCGGTGAGATCCGCTTCCCGCAGGCTGCTTCAGCCGCACTGGATGCCGCCCAGACCGGGCATGGCGTCTGGACCACGGTTCACGCCAACTCGGCTTTTGGAATCATTCAACGCATGGTTTCTTTGCTACGTGCGGCCAATTACCCTGATCCGCTGGAATACCTCTGCGACCACACCGTGCTTTCCGGCCTGCATCATCAGCGGCTGGTTCCGGTGCTCTGCCCCAAGTGCAGGATGCCTATCAAAGACGTCTTCGTCCTTGGTCCCGACAACGAACTGCGCCGCAGAAGCCTTCCGCAACCGCTTTTAGAACGGATCATGAACACCATAACCGACATGGACCAGATCCATATTCGTGGCGAAGGTTGCTCAGAATGCGCGGGTATGGGCATCATCGGCCAGACTGTTGCCGCTGAGCTGGTTCCAACTAACCATGTTATTCTCAACGCCATCCGCAACGGCAATATGGACGCTGCATACAAGCATTGGCGACATGATTTGAACGGCAGAACCTTTGTGGATCATGCCCTTGAGCTCATCCAGACCGGTGTTATTGATCCCTGCCTCACCGAGCTTAGACTTGGCGTTCCGCTGGATTATGACCACAAGCACAATGGTCTCATTTCCAGCCACTTAGAAACAGTTTCCCAGACAAAAGAGTTTGCCCATGCAGTTGTTTAAACACACCAATCTGCTGGCAAAACTCTTCTTTACCCAATCGGTACGGATCAGGGTTTACCGCAAGCTTGCGGCCATGACCCGGCACGGAATCAATGTGGCTGAGGCTGTCACCTACATTGAAGAACGGTACGCCAAGCAACGCAATCTGCTCAGCCCGGTACTCTCTGAAGTATCGGCCCGCATCAACTCCGGGGACAATATCCATGAAGCCCTGCGCGGCTTCATTCCCGCTGAGGAAGCAATGCTCCTTCAGAGCGGCGTGGAATCCGGGAAGCTCCATGAAGCCCTTGAACTTTGTGTGCGGCTTATCAAAGCCAGATTGAAGATCGTCAACTCCATGTGGAAAGCATTAAGCTATCCGGCAATCCTGATCATTGCCCTGATTGCACTACTGCTGGTGCTCTCGCGCTACGTAGTTCCCAAACTTGCCGAGCTTTCCGACTCTGCCCGCTGGATGGGCAGCGCAAAAACACTCTATCAAGTGGCCGGATTTGTGGATTCCACCTTCGGGACCATTCTGCTTGTCGGAATGGTGCTCCTCTTCCTCACTTCACTGGTGACCATCAAAATCTGGACCGGCAAGATCCGTGTCCGCTTTGACGGAATCCCGCCATGGTCATTCTACCGGCTTATCATCGGCAGTCTCTGGCTTTTTACCCTCTCAACCCTGATGAAATCCGGGATTCAACTCTCACAAGCCATGAACGACATGCTTGAAACTCCCGGTTCAAGCCCATGGCTCAAGGAACGGCTGAACTCGGTCAAAGCCCAGCTCAACCTCGGAAAGGGAATCGGAGAAGCTTTGGACGATTCCGGCTATCGCTTTCCCGCTCAAACCATAATCGAAGATCTGCGCATCTATTCCACTCTCCCCGGCTTCGATGCCCGGCTGCACCTCATTGCCGAGGAATGGCTGGAAGAAGGCATGGAAACAATCAAAACGCAGGCCAAAATCATCAACATAACCTGCATCATCGGCATCAGCTCAATGATCACCAGCATAGTGCTCGCGGTGACATCACTTCAACAACAACTTGGTCAAAACATGGGATATTAAAATGACATTACTCGAAACACTCGGCGCATTACTTATCGGCCTCATCGTACTCGGCGGTTCCGGCTACATGATTTCAAAAGGAATCGACAACGACAAAATCGCCAAGGCAGAACAGAACCTTTCCACCTTCCGCCTCGACATCAAGAACCTCTATCAGGGCGAGCCGGATTTCAACGGGCTGACGACCAGCATTACCGTTACTAACGAAGCCGTTCCCGATGGAATGATCAAAAGTACCGGTGAAGTCCGCAACGTCTGGAACGGAGCGGTCGCAGTTGCCACCGGCGCGGCCCCGACCACCTTCACCATCACCCACAGCAGCGTTCCCGAATATGCATGCGTAAAGCTCGCAACTTTTCAAGCCGGTTCATGGGTTTCCGTATCTGTGAACGGCGTGGAAATCGATCAGGCCAGCGGAATGGTTGCGGCCATTACCAATCAGGTTGCCGAAAGCAATACCATCGTATTCACATCCAACTAGCTGAGGCTTTGATTCCAAATGAAAATCCTAGCCGCACTGTTCAGCATTCTCGGAGTCATGGCTCTGGTCATGGCCGAGTCAAGCTTCAGTCCCCGGACATATCAGGCCGAAACGGTAGCCACCAATTACGGTGTCTACCGCGACGCCGTAAACAATTACGCGCTCAGCAATTCTGCGCCATCATCCGGCGAAATATCCACCTCACTTCTAAGGTTGCCGTCCGGTTGGAATCCCATCCGCAATTGGACAAACCGGTTCGACAACGGACACATCTACGTCTGGGGATCGGTCAACAGCATGGAAGCACAAGCTATCAGGGACTTGTTTCTGAACAGCTACGCCATCGGAATCAACCGCAATGGCAAGCTTTTCAACAAATACGGGAACGGCGTTTCGCTGCCCTCGTTCATACCCGAAGGCTGCATCGTCAGCATGATTAAGAAATAAGAAGAATTGGATGCGCTTCGCGCTTTTGATGATCGCATTTCGCCTCCGGCGGCCAAAGGGGATAATCCCCTTTGGAATCCTTAGTTGGAAGGCGGGAAAGGAATTAAAATGACAGATAAATATAAAATTAAACAGAAGGGCTTCACCCTAATTGAAGTACTGGCGGCTTTAATCATCCTTGCCTTGCTCATGCCCTTGCTCGGTGATTTCATCGACCGCGGTGTCGAGCAGATCAAGCAGCGTAATGTCAGCAATCACCTTGCAGCCGTGCTTGATGCCGCCTCCGATTACGCCAAGGAAAACTACTCCTCCCTGAGAACCTCTTCAACTGCTTCCGGTGCGACTGCGGTCACTATGGCCCAGCTCCGCAGCGGGGGCTTTCTCCCTGACAGTTTTCAGGATCTCAACGGCTGGGGTCAGAGATACGGAATCTATGTGCTCCAGCCCTCAGCCGGAGATTTACAGGTCGTAGTTCTGACCTATGCCGGACGTACCCACTCAGCAAATGACAAAAACTTCAGCACCACCATCGCCCCGGCAACTGCGGCCATGGTCGGCGGTGCCGGAGGCTATATCCCTACCGGAGAAATGCCCGGCCAATCAGCATCGGAGCTGCGCGGATCTTACGGCGGCTGGACTGTTGATCTTGCAAGCACGGACATCCCTGTTCCTGCTCCCGGCCATATCGGCGGACGTGCTTTCCTGCGTGAAAAGGACATCAGCAAGGACTTCCTATACCGCGTGGAAGTCCCCGGCCACCCGGAACTGAATGAAATGTCCACCGAGCTGGATATGACCGATCACGCCATTGAGGGAGTCAAAGAAATTCACTTTGAAAAACACACCCTTGCCGACATCGACGCATCCGGTTTCTGTGGAGATTCAGACAAGGAAGGCCGTGTTTTCTTTGATCCTGCCGTGGGCCTTTACATCTGCCGTGCCGGTGAACCGCAAGTCATTGCCGATTCCGGCAACTCTCAATTCCTGAAAGGCTCCACTGTTGCCATCAACGGCGAACTTATTCCCAAACCGACCTGTGCCCCCGGCGTCAGTTCCACCCCGCAAATCTTTGTGGCTCCTGCCGCATTTGCCGAAGGTTCTGTTTCAAAATCCATCGTTGCCGTTCAGTGCTGGGCCACCAGTGAAGACGCCAACAACTGGCGCGTACACATGCGCATCCGCACCGCTGATTCTGATTCATCGTGGATTTCTCCACCTGCCGGGACCGGCAGAATCATGGTCCTCACTACCTGCAATTAAAGGAAACTAAACATGAAAAAGATATTCTTTCCCCTCATATTTATATTGCTGTTCTGCTCCGCAGCCTTTGCCGGAGACGCCACCAGCTACACCCTGAGCAACGTCACACCGCAAAAAATCAGCGGCGTTCCAGTGGGAACCGTTGTTCCATGGCCTGCCGGGTCAGTCCCCGACGGCTGGCTTGAATGCAACGGACAATCCACCAGCGGCCATTCAGAGCTGACCGCAATTGTGGGCAGCAGAGTCCCCGATCTGCGTGGTGAATTCATTCGCGGCTGGGATCATGGCCGAGGCGTTGATGGCGGCAGAAGTCTGCTGAATGTGCAGTCCCACATGCTGGGTGCGCACAACCATATTCAGGGTTTGCCTGAAACAAACGTGCGTAACCCCGGTAGACATACCAGATATGGATATACCAGTGGTCCCGACCATGGCGGAGTTGGTGATGATGAAGGGCGCGTCAGCAATCGCTGGTTCTTCACCTCCACAACCGGCGGCTCTGAGACTCGCCCGCGCAACGTGGCGATGATGTACATCATCAAGGCTGAGTAGGTGGTGGATATGTCAGATTCTCCCAACAGCCTCGCCCGTCCCAAGGTCAAAGTAGCCAGACTGGATAAACGCATCATGTACGTCATCGCCGCTGTCGGTCTGCTGCTGGTGGTAATTCTGGTTTATGCCGTCCAGAACTCCAATAAAAAAGAAGCCATACAGGACTCTAGCACCACTGCGCAGATCACCGAAGCAGACACAAGGCAGCCTCTTCAGGACCCGGAGCAAAAATCCGGGCTTTCCATGCCTCCGCAGAGCGAAAAGCATGAAGAGGAAAAGACAAGACCTTTGAGCAAATCACTGGTCACAGTAGTTCGCCCTGAAGAGCCTACAGAGCTTGAAAAGCAGCGAAGAAAAGAAGAAGTCGAGCTGCGAGCTTTCCGCATTGAAAATATGAAGGCCGCTCTTAATTCTCCGCTCAGGGCTGCGGCTGCTATTCCTGAAAAGAAACTGCCCCAGACGCAAATCATCAGCACGCCGAGCATTGAGGACATCCGTTCCCGACATCCGCTGGGCATAAACGAAGCGTCCACAATACCCGTTCAAAAAGATGATAAGCAGGCAAAGGAAGATTTTCTTAACTCCCGCGCTGGCAAGGATGGATCTTGGCAGCTTCCTTATGAACGTGTTCCCGGCAAGCCTTTTGAGCTGAAAACCGGGGCGGTCATTAACGGGATAATGATCAGCGGTATTAATTCCGATCTGCCCGGCCAGATTCTTGGGCAGGTCAGTCAAAATATTTATGACAC
The sequence above is a segment of the Desulfovibrio sp. JC022 genome. Coding sequences within it:
- a CDS encoding ATPase, T2SS/T4P/T4SS family; amino-acid sequence: MTNNEIPKILQERVILLEGVILISAELEDDAHLMSFLSYAARKGYKETKRVEASEFQKLRKKHYTRIETESDIQTLAVDIIADAHKQGASDIHLTDAGPYASIKFRKLGMVQDYKQLKGEKGRKVIVAIYQTMSNQVDSTFIPRERQDGRIVNNDFLPSEVHSIRIHTEPLECAMADNGTGTFMALRLLYDRTTAKGNLAGRLSSLGYCKQHMRDFQTLTQRSGLSLLSGPTGHGKSTALKHIMESMAEENPEKNYLAIEDPPEYPLERVKQVRVSTNDQDENRGAAYRNAIAGAMRSDPDEIMIGEIRFPQAASAALDAAQTGHGVWTTVHANSAFGIIQRMVSLLRAANYPDPLEYLCDHTVLSGLHHQRLVPVLCPKCRMPIKDVFVLGPDNELRRRSLPQPLLERIMNTITDMDQIHIRGEGCSECAGMGIIGQTVAAELVPTNHVILNAIRNGNMDAAYKHWRHDLNGRTFVDHALELIQTGVIDPCLTELRLGVPLDYDHKHNGLISSHLETVSQTKEFAHAVV
- a CDS encoding type II secretion system F family protein, whose protein sequence is MQLFKHTNLLAKLFFTQSVRIRVYRKLAAMTRHGINVAEAVTYIEERYAKQRNLLSPVLSEVSARINSGDNIHEALRGFIPAEEAMLLQSGVESGKLHEALELCVRLIKARLKIVNSMWKALSYPAILIIALIALLLVLSRYVVPKLAELSDSARWMGSAKTLYQVAGFVDSTFGTILLVGMVLLFLTSLVTIKIWTGKIRVRFDGIPPWSFYRLIIGSLWLFTLSTLMKSGIQLSQAMNDMLETPGSSPWLKERLNSVKAQLNLGKGIGEALDDSGYRFPAQTIIEDLRIYSTLPGFDARLHLIAEEWLEEGMETIKTQAKIINITCIIGISSMITSIVLAVTSLQQQLGQNMGY
- a CDS encoding type 4 pilus major pilin gives rise to the protein MTLLETLGALLIGLIVLGGSGYMISKGIDNDKIAKAEQNLSTFRLDIKNLYQGEPDFNGLTTSITVTNEAVPDGMIKSTGEVRNVWNGAVAVATGAAPTTFTITHSSVPEYACVKLATFQAGSWVSVSVNGVEIDQASGMVAAITNQVAESNTIVFTSN
- the pilM gene encoding type IV pilus biogenesis protein PilM encodes the protein MKILAALFSILGVMALVMAESSFSPRTYQAETVATNYGVYRDAVNNYALSNSAPSSGEISTSLLRLPSGWNPIRNWTNRFDNGHIYVWGSVNSMEAQAIRDLFLNSYAIGINRNGKLFNKYGNGVSLPSFIPEGCIVSMIKK
- the pilV gene encoding shufflon system plasmid conjugative transfer pilus tip adhesin PilV: MTDKYKIKQKGFTLIEVLAALIILALLMPLLGDFIDRGVEQIKQRNVSNHLAAVLDAASDYAKENYSSLRTSSTASGATAVTMAQLRSGGFLPDSFQDLNGWGQRYGIYVLQPSAGDLQVVVLTYAGRTHSANDKNFSTTIAPATAAMVGGAGGYIPTGEMPGQSASELRGSYGGWTVDLASTDIPVPAPGHIGGRAFLREKDISKDFLYRVEVPGHPELNEMSTELDMTDHAIEGVKEIHFEKHTLADIDASGFCGDSDKEGRVFFDPAVGLYICRAGEPQVIADSGNSQFLKGSTVAINGELIPKPTCAPGVSSTPQIFVAPAAFAEGSVSKSIVAVQCWATSEDANNWRVHMRIRTADSDSSWISPPAGTGRIMVLTTCN
- a CDS encoding phage tail protein; the encoded protein is MKKIFFPLIFILLFCSAAFAGDATSYTLSNVTPQKISGVPVGTVVPWPAGSVPDGWLECNGQSTSGHSELTAIVGSRVPDLRGEFIRGWDHGRGVDGGRSLLNVQSHMLGAHNHIQGLPETNVRNPGRHTRYGYTSGPDHGGVGDDEGRVSNRWFFTSTTGGSETRPRNVAMMYIIKAE
- a CDS encoding TrbI/VirB10 family protein, with amino-acid sequence MSDSPNSLARPKVKVARLDKRIMYVIAAVGLLLVVILVYAVQNSNKKEAIQDSSTTAQITEADTRQPLQDPEQKSGLSMPPQSEKHEEEKTRPLSKSLVTVVRPEEPTELEKQRRKEEVELRAFRIENMKAALNSPLRAAAAIPEKKLPQTQIISTPSIEDIRSRHPLGINEASTIPVQKDDKQAKEDFLNSRAGKDGSWQLPYERVPGKPFELKTGAVINGIMISGINSDLPGQILGQVSQNIYDTATGQHLLIPQGSRMIGVYDSRIAVGQSRVLVAWNRIIFPDGSSITLGIMPGTDVGGYAGYTGDVDNHYLRIFGSSAIMSMVSGGTAYAMDKFNKSSSSNNNPSLQDELGSALSSQLGQSTLSLLQSNMSIKPAISTAPGKRFNMVVTKDIVFARPYTPYRS